A genomic region of Trifolium pratense cultivar HEN17-A07 linkage group LG3, ARS_RC_1.1, whole genome shotgun sequence contains the following coding sequences:
- the LOC123917410 gene encoding protein SLOW GREEN 1, chloroplastic, whose product MISTSSSFSTLSFNPTITNTPSQFPPNLPLRPRHRQLTVKSHSSTNSPVIHHLKNLAGAALFTAATATAALTFPSSPARAEPPETLTEVLPETETIITDTVIADAGTTSTPSESLETNDGSVEALKSLLHQKLELGEDEEALKILKSLISSQPEVTDWKFIAARLTIEMGDTDAARSFYDEILKSNPLSFEALFENALLMDRVGEGDVVIEKLEDAFRVALEDNKEKEARDVKLIMAQILFLQKNVDEALGMYELLIKEDPNDFRPYFCRGMIYTLLDKNDEAKEQFAKYKELSPKKFEVDGYLRTPLSKIKDFGTEQS is encoded by the coding sequence ATGATttcaacttcatcatcattctcCACCCTCTCCTTCAATCCCACCATCACCAACACCCCTTCTCAATTCCCCCCTAATCTCCCTCTCCGCCCCCGCCACCGTCAACTCACCGTCAAATCCCACTCTTCCACCAACTCCCCCGTTATCCACCACCTCAAAAACCTCGCCGGAGCAGCACTCTTTACCGCCGCAACCGCCACCGCCGCACTCACATTCCCATCCTCCCCCGCCAGAGCCGAACCACCTGAAACACTCACCGAAGTCCTCCCCGAAACCGAAACCATTATCACCGACACCGTTATCGCCGACGCCGGAACAACATCCACACCGTCAGAATCCCTCGAAACAAACGATGGATCAGTAGAAGCTCTGAAGTCTCTACTTCATCAGAAGCTAGAACTCGGCGAAGACGAAGAAGCACTGAAGATTCTCAAAAGCTTAATCTCATCACAACCGGAGGTAACCGATTGGAAATTCATCGCGGCGAGGTTAACAATCGAAATGGGAGACACTGATGCCGCGCGTAGTTTCTACGACGAAATCTTGAAGTCAAATCCGCTTTCTTTCGAAGCGCTTTTCGAAAACGCGCTTTTAATGGACCGTGTTGGAGAAGGGGATGTTGTAATTGAGAAGCTTGAAGATGCTTTTAGAGTTGCGCTTGAAGACAATAAGGAAAAAGAAGCTAGAGATGTGAAGTTGATAATGGCTCAGATTCTGTTTTTGCAGAAGAATGTTGATGAAGCTTTGGGTATGTATGAGTTATTAATCAAAGAAGATCCTAATGATTTTAGACCTTATTTTTGCAGGGGAATGATTTATACATTGCTTGATAAGAATGATGAAGCTAAGGAACAGTTTGCTAAGTATAAGGAATTGTCACCTAAGAAATTTGAGGTTGATGGTTACTTGAGAACCCCTTTGTCAAAGATCAAAGATTTTGGTACAGAACAAAGCTGA